The Oleidesulfovibrio alaskensis DSM 16109 nucleotide sequence CCTTTGTCGTACCCGTCGGTGCTGCCCGGATCATTGTGCACCGTGGGGGCGCCGTCGGTTACAAAGATGGCTACATTTTTGTAACCGGCATGACCGGGGTCCTGATTGGCGGCATCGAACCATTCTCTGCCGGTTTCCATGGCGGCGTCGAAGTTGGTTCCCTGCGGGTTCACAGGCGGCTGGTCAATCCCCAGTGCATGCAGCGCGTTGCTTATGACGGTGGCCATATCGGGGTTGGTCAGGTCGATAGTTACCGGTCCGGTAAGCGTGGTGTAGCCGAACGTGGTCACGGCAAGGTTTATGTTGTCGTGGCCTGCGTATTTGCTGATGAAGTCGCTCAGCGCCTTTGCCGCCGCTTCGTAGCGCGCCTGCGTGCCTCCGTTTCCGTCTGATATGGATTCGGACATGCTGTACGACATGTCGATGACAACAAGCACGTTGGCGTTTTCCAGCTGACCCTGCGCATCACCCACCAGCACATCATTGCCGCCGGTGCCGGTAATGGTTCCGCTGTCCACCGGCACTTGCGTGCCGTCGTCCACGCGGTCGGTGTGCGGTTGTGTGCCGGTCAGGTTGTCACCTTCGTTGCTGCCCACAATAAGTGTGGACAGCGTGCCGCCTGCGCCCGTTCCGCCGTCGTCGGGGTCCAGACCTTCCTCGTCCAGCGGGCCTTCGGGCAACGGATTGACAAAGTTGACGTTACCGATGGGGTCAAGCGGATCGATGCCGTCGTACAGCAGGCCGGGATCGTCGGAATATTCCCCCGACCCGCCGCTTGCTGCGCCGGGACCGGCGGCTGTTTCAATTTCAAGTCCCTGCATCTGGAAAAACGCCTGACCGTCCAGCACGGTGCCGTCGGCAAGTGTCAATTGCGGAGCTTCACCCGCTGCAAGGCCATCGACAAAGCCTTCCAGCGTAATGGTGCCGCCGTCGGCAAACTGGAAAATCAGATCGCCGCCATCCTGCACCAGCGTTGCTTCATCCAGATTGAAGCCCAGCATAATGGCCTGAGCTCCGGTCGTCAGTTCCGTCTGCCGGCCCGCTTCGGGCCGCCGGAGCAGAACCTGTCCCTGTCGGGCTGTATCGGTTGTTGTTGCGGTAGTCATGGCTTATCCCTCCCCCCGGCAGCATTTTGCTGCGGGTGATACTGGCCGTGTTTCCGGCGTGCGGACTGCCGTGGGCAGCCCGTGCCGCGGGGTATGTACCTGCTGCCGCCGGCGCGGGCAATATTTTTCATATTGCTGCCGTCATGTTGCACGCATCAGGTACGTATAAAGCACAGTAGTATTCAGAAAGATATGTTGTTGCGGCGCTGCGGGCAATATTATGCAGGCTGAAAAATGCTCCGGAGGGCAAAAGTGTTTTTTTCTGTAAAGTAAACTGACACTGCGGGCACAGGCATGATTGAAACGTGTATTTGTGCTGTACAGGTTGCGCTTGTGTGGTACTGTTACCTGCATTCCGGCCCCGGGCAGAGCGGTGCCGGTTGTGCTTTATGGTGCAAGGCGCTTTTCCGGTCCGGAAAGCAGAACGCACTGGTCTTTTTCTGCTCTCTTTGTGGCATTGTCCGGTAAAAGTGCTGCCCTGCGAGGCATGTGGTATATATGGTTATTTTGTTATAATGTTCTGATTTTATTACCTTAGCGTTGTCTAATTGTTAAATGATTCACAATCAGGTGATGTTTTGAGAGGGTTTGAGAGGGTGAGTTCGTGAAAAAAAATCCTTTTTTTCTCATTCGCAAAGAATCTTGAGCGGTAGTGCGGGCATTGGTAGTGAGCGTCGACAACACAGCAAGACGCGAGGGCGATACAGGCAGGCGCGTGGGGATGCAGCCTCCGGAACCGCCCTTTCCGCACAACGAAAAGGAGAGTACCGCCGTGAATTTCAAGGAAATGCAAGCCACCCTCATGCACGAACTGCGCCTGTACCATTACCCTGTCGCTGTTAAATTTTTCTTTGATCAGGCAGAAGTGGACAAGTTCAAGGCTGAAACCGAGTACTACACTCCGCTGAAGGCCATGACATTCTGTCAGTGGCAGATAGCCGCCCGCATGAAGGGGCAGACCGTCTATTCCGAACGCGAAGGTCTGGGCTGCAGCAACGCGGTTTTCAGCTTCGGCTGGAAAGATCTGGACGAAGCCGAAGTGAAGAGCCATGCCAAATACTGTAAGGACCTTGATCAGGCCAAGCGGTTTGTTGAAACCAAATCGCGCCTGCCCGAAGGTCTTATAGGCATTGCGGTGGCTCCTCTGGCCGATGCCACATTTATGCCCGATACCGTGCACTTTTACTGCGACAACATGCAGGCCTATCATCTGGCCGTGGATTACATGGCCGCCACAGACACCCACCCCCTGCGTCCGCAGATCACCATGAACTCTTCCGCCTGCGGCGGTAA carries:
- a CDS encoding DUF169 domain-containing protein produces the protein MNFKEMQATLMHELRLYHYPVAVKFFFDQAEVDKFKAETEYYTPLKAMTFCQWQIAARMKGQTVYSEREGLGCSNAVFSFGWKDLDEAEVKSHAKYCKDLDQAKRFVETKSRLPEGLIGIAVAPLADATFMPDTVHFYCDNMQAYHLAVDYMAATDTHPLRPQITMNSSACGGNVYTMVEKQFNMLPACSGSYNAGKTERGEINVIIPGEQMQMVYERLLERMEKLGSSSITKPGDGFPGADVCKNCPLIVFKKAKD
- a CDS encoding type I secretion C-terminal target domain-containing protein, translating into MTTATTTDTARQGQVLLRRPEAGRQTELTTGAQAIMLGFNLDEATLVQDGGDLIFQFADGGTITLEGFVDGLAAGEAPQLTLADGTVLDGQAFFQMQGLEIETAAGPGAASGGSGEYSDDPGLLYDGIDPLDPIGNVNFVNPLPEGPLDEEGLDPDDGGTGAGGTLSTLIVGSNEGDNLTGTQPHTDRVDDGTQVPVDSGTITGTGGNDVLVGDAQGQLENANVLVVIDMSYSMSESISDGNGGTQARYEAAAKALSDFISKYAGHDNINLAVTTFGYTTLTGPVTIDLTNPDMATVISNALHALGIDQPPVNPQGTNFDAAMETGREWFDAANQDPGHAGYKNVAIFVTDGAPTVHNDPGSTDGYDKGSSLNGKVMDQNDFDPALDGYNALIGASWGVEVHTFGLGQADTIIRTRPGEDINPAGDETAGWVADQFDNTGGSEFVNTTPDLSHAMQNVHQQLGDDLLTGGDGNDIMFGDVLNTDGITSISGNASIDAHPDGQGWAVMQKLVAAGESWENIVDYIRDNHEALASGSRYGGDDTLDGGAGDDIMYGQSGNDVLLGGAGNDILVGGPGNDTLEGGTGADTFMWHNGDQGTVTTPAHDHIMDYDTTQGDSLDLRDLLSGVSSDSNLHDNITISSDGTDTTISIHADGAPTQVVQEITLHGVDATSMTDQLNELNIILGTP